CTAAGAAAATTGACAAGATGATATTTGAccatgaaaagaaattgaagcCAACAGGTTGCATTAGCAGCAGTTAGTTGTGGTTAATTGTACCCCACATTACAAGGCATGGAAATTATCACAAGACCAGTGGAGAACTGACAGCAAAAAGTGTAGCATAAAGAGCTCTCCTCTAAAAactggaaaaataaataaataaacaaacaagcaATAACTCCACCAAATTGCACAAATAATAATAGACTTTAATCCACAACACAAGATTTTAATAGAACTCACAGAGTTGTAATCGGCATTTTCATTGGAGCTTGCAAATGATCCATCCCCTGAATTTCTATTTGCTAAGGTGTACACAACCCTAAGCTTGCACTCCTCTATTACCTTCCCGCTGTCCTTATTGAACTGGTTGCAAAAATAACCATCAATTTCCCAGGGAATAAAGGAacccatcatttttttaaaatgcccAAAATAAGATATTCAAGTCAATCAATTGAAGACATTATTCATTAAATATTCTTACAGCATCCTGTGGGAGCTCATCAAGATCAGTATGTGGAGGCACTATTGTACTCTGCAGAAGAAACTTATCTTTGCACTGCATATCTGGAGGATAGTCTCTTTGGGCTTGAGAGGTGACTACAAATACAAAAGTTGAAATGAATATTACATATGAGGGAATCTTGAGGACCAAATAGAGATATTACAACTATCAATTGCAGACTGGTACGGTGCAAAAACATGTGGCATATGATTGCAAAATGGCCAACTAGGACatctttttatcaaaaactGAACCAAGATAAAAGATATCCCCTAAAAGATGGCCAGTGGCTactttttagaaaatgactatGTGCACTGACACAGTATTGAAAGGGCACTTATGGGATATCCTCATTTCTACTGAAGGGTTGCAACAAACTCAAGAGAAGCACCTCTTATCACACATGCATCCCAAGGCTGTATAACACCGGTATTGGGTCGAACAAAGTACTTCTTAGGTGATGTGGTTTTGACCtagccaaaaaaagaaaagggggaaACATTAAAATGATGCACAGCTGAAATGAATCcaaaatagaatgaaaaatgGGCACCCAATAGCAAAAGAAATGTATGTGTGCACATTATAGGGATAGTACCTTAAAAGCAACGTGATGTTCTGTGTTGTTGACAACTTTAAGATCACAATAACTTTGTTTGTCCAGCTCAACTGATCACAGGAATGCCATATTCATAAGTGCACCAGAACTTTCCAGAATaccatttcaattttaaaaaataaaaataaagctgAGAAAATAACTCATACTTTTGGAAACTTTAGGTAGGTATAATCATGTTGAAAAGAACTATGCACAAACCTAAAAGCCCAGCATTCAACCAGTgatatttctcatttttgtgcTAGTCAAATTCCAAGCCTTTGGACAGCACTCATTTGAAATCATCTATTCCAAAGAGCAACCAGAATTGAGCTGGCAAGAGCTTATTTCATTGTTATTAATTTCGCTTCTTTAGTTTTGTGCTATTCACTATACTGCCCCTTGTTATTCTGAACAAGCACGTTGTCCTCATGTTGTCACAAATGCTAGGAAAGATATAATTCTATTAATACCTTTTTAACTCTGTAAAATATTGTTTCACGCTTTTGTTTTAACTAATATCCAATAGTTGGAGTATAGATAAATGATTTTGTGCTCATAGCAGTACGAAATAGATATCTCAATGCAATCAAATCTAAATTGGCTGCCCAGCTTCCAAAAACATATCTATCCCCTCctgttttttttatcaatcacTGTATTTGCTATGCCTCCAATATTACTAGAAAGCTAAGCATCTCAGCACATAAACTTCAATAAGAAATCAAGTAAATACAGCATCATACAAGAATACAAGATTGTGCCATGGGTTTTGCCTTACAAGGACCAATTGTTCCTCATCTTTCCATTGCACAATACCATTTTGTATGGGTCAATTGAGCTGAGTTTTCTACATATTGCTAACTTCCTACAAATAAAATCCCCTCCAGTGATACACGCCCACTCTCACCATTGATCCATCATTATTTCGAGTATTTTCGCACCCTCCATTCCATCttttcaaatattcaattaaatcattaatttagaTTACTAATTGTTCCCGTAGATTTATTCATTTGTCACACCACTATCCACAGCCGAGAAATTTTCTTATCAATGTTATCACTAGCatccattgaaaataaaatggcAATAAATGTATTGTTGCTGAACATGATTTCTTGATATCATCTTTCCCCACATCTCCCTGATTTGTCTCAATTTTACAAATAGATTTATACTATTTTTCAAGCTATAATCGTTCAAACCACGATCACTAATATCTGCACCTAAATTGCAGCCTATGATCACACTTACAGGTTAACAGCATAAAGTACAACGCATTTTATCCAAACAAAGCTTGTAATATACACAGAGAAGGATACATACATTGAAATTTGAGTTCATCGGGATGAACAGTGATCAATGGCTTGGTAATAGTCATGATCACACCAGATCTATCTCACAATCAGCCAACCAACCAATCAACGAAACCCTAGCaccaccaccgccaccaccGCTACAGCCTGTCACAAACCCTAGGTAAAAGAATCGCACCAGAGGAGCTCGGACCAAgaatttagagagagaaaaagacagaattctagagagaaaaggagagagagaaaaaaagaatagaaacgAACATGTGGGCGTGAAGAAGCCAGAAAAAGGACGGAAGGGCTCGGTCCAAAACCGGTGCTTCGAAGATTCAGCCACCAAGATCGCTCTCTCTGCTCTCCGGttatctagagagagaaagctcCCCGCGGGGGTTTGGGGGTTGGGAGGAGTTTGAGAGGTATGTCCACCCTTCGGTGACAGAGACAGCGGAGATGACACGTGCCGCATTAAGGAGGTTGGTGACGCCCGATTCAAAAGCGACAGTCTGGGTGTGGGACCTTGTGACGTGTCAATGGGTTGACGTGTCACTTGATGATTTGGTGCTCCGCCGTtgtcaaaaaaatttaacaacGGTGCCACTGTAGGACAATGGCCCCATCCCACCTACGCTTATCATGAGCACACTTTTCAATGCCACCCCTTTAtcctttcttttaataattcccACATctattacaatttaaaatagATTAAAACCTCATCtattatattatgaaaaacCCTAAGGCTATGATAAAAGGTAGATTCTTGaataaaaacaatcattttaaaaaatgtttttaatctaaaaaatattttaaaaaaaattaaatatttaataaaatttaaaaaatattttaaaaaaatctaaaaaattacttaaagtACATTTTACAGTGACACGTACTcttaataatattgaaaaattacttttaatatttttttaaaaaaatatttaaataagtaattctcttaaaaatatttttaaagtattttacgGAAAAACAcgtgattttattaaaaatattttgagtaaaAACACTCTTagttaataatatatttttaatacccatagaaaaaatatttttcatgttgtAATAAGAGTTCGTTTAGGAGTGATTCTAAAAAtcgtttataatatttttaatatttaaataataaaaaattttaaatattaaaaatattaaaagctcTTCCTATAATCAATATTAAACGAACTCTAAAACCATTTGATCGCTCTCTATACACTTTAGGGATATTTGGTAAAACTCAATagttattacttaatgacttaaattaagtttaagttaaattatacataagttattaatttgaaacttattacttagtt
This DNA window, taken from Vitis vinifera cultivar Pinot Noir 40024 chromosome 2, ASM3070453v1, encodes the following:
- the LOC100255313 gene encoding vesicle-associated protein 2-1, coding for MTITKPLITVHPDELKFQFELDKQSYCDLKVVNNTEHHVAFKVKTTSPKKYFVRPNTGVIQPWDACVIRVTSQAQRDYPPDMQCKDKFLLQSTIVPPHTDLDELPQDAFNKDSGKVIEECKLRVVYTLANRNSGDGSFASSNENADYNSNPTLQSLKEERDSAVRQTQQLQQELELLKRRRYPKSSGFSFRFALLVALIGIMVGFLLNLSLSSPSTE